A single Cannabis sativa cultivar Pink pepper isolate KNU-18-1 chromosome 7, ASM2916894v1, whole genome shotgun sequence DNA region contains:
- the LOC115696459 gene encoding putative AC transposase produces MAANMRRKYDKYWGNAENINPFLFLAIVVDPRYKLKYLKYLFETIYEAEIVAKIVVKVEQVLQRLFTSYNAMNGNKDDKVSKSDSLVPTCDLKQSNRSRLLANYLQQRQMVVDDQMNDVERYLLDDPVNPLTPSFDILLWWKDNSSRYKIMSLIAKDILAIPVSTVASESAFSTSGRILDSFRSSLSPKMVEALVCTQNWMKGNHEGIQMREYLDEIQAYDFLEQENKVDLKATSPKP; encoded by the exons ATGGCTGCCAATATGAGAAGGAAGTATGACAAATATTGGGGCAATGCTGAAAATATcaatccttttttatttttggctaTTGTGGTTGATCCAAGGTACAAGTTAAAGTATTTGAAATATTTGTTTGAGACCATTTACGAAGCTGAAATTGTTGCTAAGATCGTTGTTAAGGTGGAACAAGTCCTTCAACGTTTGTTCACTTCCTATAATGCGATGAATGGGAATAAAGATGATAAG GTTTCTAAAAGTGATTCACTAGTACCAACTTGTGATCTCAAACAATCCAATAGGAGTAGACTATTGGCAAATTACTTACAGCAACGACAGATGGTTGTGGATGACCAAATGAACGATGTGGAGCGATATTTGCTTGATGATCCTGTCAACCCATTGACCCCCTCATTTGACATTCTACTTTGGTGGAAGGATAACTCTAGTAGGTATAAAATTATGTCATTAATTGCTAAAGATATACTTGCTATTCCTGTGTCAACTGTGGCCTCTGAGTCTGCATTTAGTACTAGTGGACGCATTTTAGACTCTTTTAGGAGTTCTTTGAGCCCTAAAATGGTGGAGGCATTAGTTTGCACTCAAAATTGGATGAAAGGAAATCATGAGGGGATTCAAATGAGGGAGTATTTGGATGAAATTCAAGCTTATGATTTTCTTGAACAAG aAAATAAAGTTGACCTCAAGGCTACATCACCAAAACCATAG